A genomic region of Miscanthus floridulus cultivar M001 chromosome 3, ASM1932011v1, whole genome shotgun sequence contains the following coding sequences:
- the LOC136546530 gene encoding probable sarcosine oxidase, translated as MAASNGEGGHGRFDVIVVGAGIMGSCAAYAASSRGARVLLLERFDLLHHRGSSHGESRTIRATYPQAHYPPMVRLSRRLWDEAQADAGYAVLTPTPHLDLGPRDDPALVAAIRNGGATEVALATAAGGDEPSAASWPWAGVFRVPDGWTAAPSELGGVMKATKAVAMFQALAVKNGAVLRDRTEVVDVVTGSKRGEGEGTILVRTSSGEEFHGTKCIVTVGAWTSKLIKTVTGLELPVQPVHTLICYWKVKPGHEQELTPEAGFPTFASYGDPYIYGTPSMEFPGLIKVAMHGGPPCDPDGRDWSTGVGVAAGGLVEPVARWIDAVMPGHVDTAGGPVIRQCCMYSVTPDDDYVVDFLGGEFSKDVVVGAGFSGHGFKMGPAVGRILAEMAMDGEATTAAEAGVDLRPLRIGRFAENPKGNLL; from the exons ATGGCGGCGTCCAACGGCGAGGGCGGCCACGGCCGGTTCGACGTGATCGTGGTGGGCGCGGGCATCATGGGCAGCTGCGCGGCGTACGCGGCGTCCTCCCGCGGCGCGCGCGTGCTGCTCCTGGAGCGGTTCGACCTGCTCCACCACCGGGGCTCCTCGCACGGCGAGTCGCGCACCATCCGCGCCACGTACCCGCAGGCGCACTACCCGCCCATGGTGCGCCTGTCGCGGCGCCTCTGGGACGAGGCCCAGGCCGACGCCGGGTACGCCGTGCTCACGCCCACCCCGCACCTCGACCTGGGCCCGCGGGACGACCCGGCGCTCGTCGCCGCCATCAGGAACGGCGGCGCCACCGAGGTCGCCCTTGCCACCGCAGCCGGCGGGGATGAGCCGTCGGCGGCGTCCTGGCCGTGGGCGGGCGTGTTCAGGGTCCCCGACGGGTGGACGGCGGCGCCGAGCGAGCTGGGCGGGGTCATGAAGGCCACCAAGGCCGTGGCCATGTTCCAGGCGCTCGCCGTCAAGAACGGCGCCGTCCTCAGGGACAGGACTGAGGTGGTGGACGTCGTCACCGGCTCCAAGCGAGGTGAAG GAGAGGGGACAATCTTGGTGAGGACGTCTAGCGGCGAGGAGTTCCATGGCACCAAATGCATAGTGACAGTGGGCGCCTGGACGAGCAAGCTGATCAAGACGGTGACGGGCCTGGAACTTCCCGTGCAGCCGGTGCACACGCTCATCTGCTACTGGAAGGTGAAGCCCGGGCACGAGCAGGAGCTGACCCCGGAGGCCGGCTTCCCGACGTTCGCCAGCTACGGCGACCCCTACATCTACGGCACCCCGTCGATGGAGTTCCCGGGGCTGATCAAGGTCGCCATGCACGGCGGGCCGCCCTGCGACCCGGACGGCAGGGACTGGTCCACTGGCGTGGGCGTGGCCGCCGGCGGCCTGGTGGAGCCCGTGGCGCGGTGGATCGACGCCGTCATGCCGGGCCACGTCGACACCGCCGGCGGGCCGGTCATCCGGCAGTGCTGCATGTACTCCGTCACCCCCGACGACGACTACGTGGTCGACTTCCTCGGCGGGGAGTTCAGCAAGGACGTCGTCGTCGGCGCCGGGTTCTCTGGCCATGGCTTCAAGATGGGACCGGCCGTCGGGAGGATCCTGGCCGAGATGGCCATGGACGGGGAGGCCACGACGGCGGCCGAGGCCGGAGTAGACCTCCGCCCCTTAAGGATCGGCCGGTTTGCGGAAAATCCCAAAGGAAACCTGCTGTAG
- the LOC136547610 gene encoding uncharacterized protein, whose translation MDPNTKLILDELRSVQSNLTSRMDLVENSVGKRVASLEDDTKAFDTWRPKMDATVEELRAEVDAIRKTDEKVEMLREEMTALRKSVSRSVLDTWFYNATPAMPTGVLPSPPKVSVATIPAGWTKFSLIGHREELGHRGFEYPTQSPV comes from the exons ATGGATCCCAACACCAAGCTCATCCTCGACGAACTCCGATCCGTGCAGTCGAACCTCACCTCCCGCATGGATTTGGTGGAGAACTCCGTCGGCAAGCGCGTCGCCTCCCTAGAGGACGACACCAAGGCGTTCGACACTTGGCGCCCGAAGATGGATGCGACCGTGGAGGAATTGCGTGCGGAGGTGGACGCGATTCGGAAGACGGACGAGAAGGTGGAGATGTTGCGTGAAGAGATGACCGCCCTGCGCAAGTCCGTGAGCCGCTCCGTCCTCGAcacct GGTTTTACAACGCCACACCGGCCATGCCAACCGGTGTCCTGCCGTCGCCTCCAAAGGTGTCCGTGGCGACTATTCCCGCTGGCTGGACCAAATTCAGCCTGATAGGGCACCGCGAGGAATTAGGCCACCGGGGATTTGAGTATCCAACTCAGTCCCCGGTCTAG